TTCTCATGACCATCAAGCTCCATGCCAAGGCCAATGAGCGCCATCCCTTGCAGGTAGTGTGCAGTTGGCCACTCAGGTGATATTCCCTCTGCTTTCCTTGCATCTTCAAGGCTATCTTCCAGCCTGTTAAGTACCATGTTCGCGAAACTTCGTCGCACCAGCATAGTTGGGGACTCCATTGCACCAGTGTCGATAAACTGCAAATTATTGAAAACCACAGGTCATGTAATGTATAAaccaatactccctccatcccatattaagtgaatcAAAtctgcccaaatatgaatgtatctatgcctaaagagcgtctagatacatgtaatagaaagtcacgaGTAGATTCTAACTGTCCACATGCAGGCACAGTTTACAGCTACAGTTTACAGCTACAGTTTACATACCCAACACTTCATGAATCCTAAAACCACCCAAAACCTAACCTTAACTAACTTGGTTCATCACTTCTGTGATAAGTATGACTCGCACTGACAAGCATAAGAACACATGCAAACCTAGTTATTGAAATACCCACCTAATAAGACTCGATATCTATGAAACTTGTAACTGAGCAATTAGAGAAAATATGACCTGGGTCATGATTTTCTTACACATGTTATCTGAGGAAAAGCAagctaaaaaagaaaaaaaatattggttTGTAATTGGGGAGCAGAATAGGGTATAGGTACATGAATAGGGTATAGGGTATAGACTAATGAGATTCAACCATAACAGATGATATTTGTAAACATACCATTGAATAACACTCTAGCACAGTTGTAAAATCTTTGGATTGGAAAGCATCATCTCCATTCTTCTTGACGCGAAGACTCTCAGCTGGTTGGCCAGGCCACGAATCTAAGGATACCTGCAAGTACCAAACATTCAAAAGCATATGTAATTGCCAAATAATATCCATCAGTGTTATCAGTTAAAGCAACACTTGTGCGAATTTAGGTCTGGTTCTGAGTAAGTTATCTGTCTTGAAAGCATGTGCTCTATAATTCTATTATAGTTTCATGGctagagaaacaaaattaatatagtcaactattttttttgagaaagaaTATAGTCAAACTAGTTGAAATTTAGATTTAAGCTCAAAGCAGTGGCATTCAGAAATTTGATGAGCACATACACCATTTTAGTCATGTGCCCTAGCTCGCTTATTGGTTTCATACCAGATAGCTAGTGTTCAAATAAAGCAATTCAGAATTAGACAGTTGGACAACTGAGGACAGTTCCAAACTACATCTAGCACAGGGATAGGGAACCAAATATATGGGTGTGTACCGTCTTATGTCCCAAATTGAGTGGattctttttttcatgaacAAATCGAATGGGTTCTATTGGTGGAATCTACATAATTAACATTTTCCAAGCACAGATTGAAGTTCAACAACCGTCAGCCCAAACTTGTTTTTGAAAGTAGTTACCATGAAAGCAATATATTCTAAAGTTCTTACCTTATAGGTTGCTATGTCATCCTCTTTGTATCCATCATTCGTCAATATCTCATGTACCCCCTCGAGGTCAGCTGTGGCATAAGCTTTCCCAGTAGCCGAAAATGAAACTTGCGCTGAGTTCTCCTCTGTATCTTGTGGAATACCCAGTAAAGTACGTGAAGGAGCCTGCACAAAGGTTCAATGTGAACTATTTAAGCATGCAGAGGTACACAATTTTATTTAGAAGAAAGACAGGTATATAAATGATTTGACAGAATAGGACTGGATACACCATAGTGATTCTTCTCAATAACATCAAAACAGACGCTAAGATAGTTGGAATTTGCAATTTCCTTGCAAAACAACATCATATGCTCTAGTGGGAATTTGCAAAAGAAACAGTGGCACAAGTTGGTGGGACAATGTTATTACTGCAGCTTTTCAATGATATAAAGAAGCAAGAAGGAATATTACAGAAGCATCTCTTTGTAGGTTTGCAAGAGCAGACACTACTGCTTTCAGGTTTGGCCGTTCACGGGCTTCATATGACAAGCAACGGGATACCAATCTCATCATTTCATTTCCATCAGAGCTGGAGACATGGCCTTCCAAGCAAGAATCCATCAACACCATGTAATTCTTTCCTTTGATAAGGTCAAGGGCCTACAACAAAACCAATCGAAGTCAATGTTTTCTTGGATAAAGTTGTAAAGACCCAATGCTCATGTACAAATTATATAAACTATTGCAAAGCTCTACTGAAAGTCAGTCCTGTAATCTTCTATTAGAAAGGTATGTTCTCCAATCCTGTTGATAGAAGAGCAGATAGCCAAATGCACACATTTTCTAGACAGAACCATACTTAATACTGTAGTTTGTTTAGACCGGAGTTGTGCTCAAACAGAGTGTAGGATAACTTACATGGCTTGGTGGAATATGCTTTCCACTTAGGAGATCAAGCAAGATAGTACCAAAACTGTAGACCACACTCTCTGGAATTACTCTGCCTGCATAACATTTAGCAGTTAAGaaagaaataacaaaaccaTGTGCCTCCAAGGCAAGAATTTGAACTTCCTGATCAGAAGTAGACACTAAAATTTCATGGAATGGAGTAATGTCCATCAAAATTGTTCGAAATTGTTCCTTTACGTACAAGAAACTTACCAGTCTTAAGGTACTCAGGAGGCGTGAAAGCCAAATTGGTACTGTAGCTCTTCCCATCCCTGCTGTTCTTCATCAGACCGAAACAGGACAGTCTAGGGTTACCATCCTGTAAATCCCCGACCAAAAACAAGAATATATTACATATTTTGTCTGACAGGCTGACAGCCCCACCCAACAACTAAGAATCAAGCAACCAAGGAGAACAAGTATAGACTCACCACATCAAAGAGGACCCTGTATGCATGCAGGTCATGGTAGAGAGCCCTCCCTTTGTTGGTGCAGTACTCCAATGCTTGTGCCACATAGAGTGCAGCTCGTACCCTCATAGGCCAGCTCAATGGCTTTGTCTCCCCTGAGAAGCATAAATACCATGAGCACAAAATGGAAAACAAACCCACATCGTTCTCAAAACAGAATCTCTTATGGAGAACCATAAATGCCAAAAGCCCTGAACTATTCTTCACATGTGAACCGAGTACATGATCCTATCATAAGTAGTTTAACCACTCCTTAATGTAATTAGTACCTTGCATGAATCAATAATTGCACATTATATGCAGCTATATACATATCAATAAAGGCACAACTAATCACCTTGATGCGTACCAAACAGAACACTGGTTACAAGCACTAATATAAGAACTAATGTGTCCATTTCAGGTTAGCCTAGAAGCCGAGAAGAATAAGActagaaaacaacaagagTGTAATGTTACATAAACTACCTACATTGGCACTACCAATTCAGAAGCAACACTAGCAAGCCAGAAACAACACTAGCATATAATACACTTGAACGAGGAAAATGTGAGTGACAAACATACAGTGGAAGAGGTGCTTCGCCAAGGTATCATGCGGCATGAACTCAGCGACAAGCAGCCGCTCGCCGCTCTCACAGCAGCACCCGATCAGATTGGAGAGACGACCACTCCGCAGTAGCCCAACAGCCCTGGCCTCCTCCTattcaacaaaaacaaagccACACAATCAGATGTTGTAAATTCTAGCCAAACGCTGCAGATGATCACCCATCCGGTAAAGCAAGCTACACTTACCACGAACTGTCGGGAGTCAGGCCAGGCAGAGCGGCCGAAGCGTTTGATGGCCACGGTGTGGCCAGAGCTGAAGAGTGTGCCGCGGTAGACGACGTTGGGTGCCTTCTCGCCATGCTCTGACACGATGCGGTCGGGAGCGAAGCCGTCGGTGGCTGCGCGGAGCTCGTCAAGGCTGTACTCCGTGAACACCGGCACACCACTGCCGTCTTCCCCAGCGGCCCCATTCTCTGCACAGGGGAAGAAAACAGGTAGCGCGTAGGATCAGCTCTAGGAGCCGTTGAACACGACGAGATTACCCGAGTACATGAACGAAATCGAACCAAATACAGCGCACTCCAATCCAAAACGCTTGCGACAAGAACCGAATTCGTCGCACCAAAAGGACGAAATACACGGAACAAACGCATCGAATCAGTAAAAGCTTACTACAGTACCAACTATTAGGATCGTCCTTGAGCGTCCAGGTAAACCAACCGAATGGATCAGAGTCCTCTACACCGAATTCCAGCGAGATCGACGGCGCCACCAAAGCAAACCAAATCACGAAATCAACCACCcacacgcacacgcacacgAACAAGCGAAAAAGGCACAAAAATCCCCGGAAAAAACGCAGGAAAAGCAGAACACCCCAAAATGCAGCAGAACCGACGCCATCGCCACACTCCCCCCACGAaacgaaacaaaacaaaacacatcAGCAAGCCAGCAAGGGGAAGAGCATCCAAAACCCGAGGCCCCGAAATCGCCTCCCGAAACCAGAGTCGCCAATGCGTGTGCGGGCGCGGGGTCAGGAAACAAGCAGGGGAATGGTGGGGGGCTTCGTTACCAAGCCGCGGCGATTTGAAGTGCGGCGGCCACCAGCAGACGGAGAGCTTGGAGCAGCGAGCCCCCATGGACGAACACCGACCTCCGCCTCGTAGATCTCCCTCCCCGCGACCAAACCTCcgctccttccccttccccttcctcctcctcctccaccagcaccaccgcacgctcgctcgctcgctcgctacTGGCAGGAGAGGAGGACTCGAATAGACCAAGACTAAAATACTCGAGGACAGAGAGAGAGcctagagagagaggaagggagTGGCGTGTGTGGGGTGGGTTGGGTTGTGGATCCAAGGAAGGTGGTGGGCTTTCCGCTCTCGCTCTCCTCTGCTTTGCTTTTGGCTCTCCTGttcctctttctcctcctcaCTCCCCCCAACTCTCCTTTCCGGCCCCTTTTATATTGCACCGTGTTCCTTCTTCCCCTCTCGCCTTGCTGCCGCTGGAGCTGGATAACCATGGCTTTTGATTGTCTTTAAAAGCGCCCGTTACGTATGACTGTTGGGATGCACCGGCATTTTCAATTTCGTGGGTTGGATGATTATTTACATGTAGCGTTTAAAACTAAATGTATAGGGTGCTGGCTGTTATTTACATGTAGCGTTTAAAACTTAAAActaaatgtgttttttttgttattattCGGAGACTCAACATCAATCAGATATGTCTAATGTATTTATGAATTTTATTATGCACAGAACTATCGATTGCTCGACATACTTGCAAATATAATCGGACGGGGTGCTTGTGTTATCGAATAAAGTAGATTCCAGTTATCACTGTGATGACA
This is a stretch of genomic DNA from Brachypodium distachyon strain Bd21 chromosome 1, Brachypodium_distachyon_v3.0, whole genome shotgun sequence. It encodes these proteins:
- the LOC100826009 gene encoding serine/threonine-protein kinase BSK5; amino-acid sequence: MGARCSKLSVCWWPPHFKSPRLENGAAGEDGSGVPVFTEYSLDELRAATDGFAPDRIVSEHGEKAPNVVYRGTLFSSGHTVAIKRFGRSAWPDSRQFVEEARAVGLLRSGRLSNLIGCCCESGERLLVAEFMPHDTLAKHLFHWETKPLSWPMRVRAALYVAQALEYCTNKGRALYHDLHAYRVLFDVDGNPRLSCFGLMKNSRDGKSYSTNLAFTPPEYLKTGRVIPESVVYSFGTILLDLLSGKHIPPSHALDLIKGKNYMVLMDSCLEGHVSSSDGNEMMRLVSRCLSYEARERPNLKAVVSALANLQRDASAPSRTLLGIPQDTEENSAQVSFSATGKAYATADLEGVHEILTNDGYKEDDIATYKVSLDSWPGQPAESLRVKKNGDDAFQSKDFTTVLECYSMFIDTGAMESPTMLVRRSFANMVLNRLEDSLEDARKAEGISPEWPTAHYLQGMALIGLGMELDGHEKLKIGAALEAQRKGRTRTV